From Hirundo rustica isolate bHirRus1 chromosome 1, bHirRus1.pri.v3, whole genome shotgun sequence, a single genomic window includes:
- the PPDPFL gene encoding pancreatic progenitor cell differentiation and proliferation factor-like protein encodes MASVPSAGCLLAKNQYYRTRLNSESSASSSSSCCLDAVNITDQDKTLHGLPELIDKYWWIKSFFHSEPSPPTVSRKTLSASSTNS; translated from the exons ATGGCCTCCGTCCCCTCTGCCGGCTGCCTCCTGGCCAAGAACCAGTACTACAGGA CAAGACTGAATTCGGAATCCAGTGcttcttccagctcctcctgctgttTGGATGCTGTGAACATCACAGACCAGGACAAAACATTGCATG GGTTACCAGAGTTAATTGATAAATATTGGTGGATAAAAAGTTTCTTCCATAGTGAACCCTCTCCACCAACTGTTAGCAGAAAAACACTCTCAGCAAGCAG TACCAACAGTTGA